A genomic region of Rhodococcus pyridinivorans contains the following coding sequences:
- the hisI gene encoding phosphoribosyl-AMP cyclohydrolase has translation MSSDILNPAIAARLKRNDDGLFAAVVQERATGAVLMMAWMDDEALARTLATRKATYYSRSRQQYWVKGETSGHTQYVHEVRLDCDGDTVLLVVDQVGAACHTGTHTCFDTDVLLETPQIAE, from the coding sequence ATGAGCAGCGACATCCTGAATCCGGCGATCGCCGCCCGGCTGAAGCGCAACGACGACGGTCTGTTCGCCGCCGTCGTGCAGGAGCGGGCCACCGGCGCCGTGCTGATGATGGCGTGGATGGACGACGAGGCGCTCGCCCGCACCCTGGCGACCCGTAAGGCCACCTACTACTCGCGGTCGCGGCAGCAGTACTGGGTCAAGGGCGAGACGTCCGGGCACACCCAGTACGTGCACGAGGTGCGCCTCGACTGCGACGGCGACACGGTGTTGCTGGTCGTCGACCAGGTCGGTGCCGCCTGCCACACCGGCACGCACACCTGCTTCGACACCGACGTCCTGCTCGAAACGCCGCAGATCGCCGAATAG
- a CDS encoding tautomerase family protein, translating to MPLIQISQTPGLSDEQKAEVISAVTRAYAEASGKNPSSVWVTITEVPRENWGVGGTPLG from the coding sequence ATGCCTCTCATCCAGATCAGCCAGACGCCGGGCCTGTCCGACGAGCAGAAGGCCGAGGTGATCTCCGCAGTGACCCGCGCGTACGCCGAGGCCTCGGGCAAGAATCCGTCGTCGGTGTGGGTGACGATCACCGAGGTGCCCCGCGAGAACTGGGGTGTGGGTGGAACTCCCCTCGGCTGA
- a CDS encoding MarR family winged helix-turn-helix transcriptional regulator translates to MSNEDPQWLDPAQQNAWRALVSVVTRLPAALDTQMQRDSDMTHFEYFVLALLSENPERRLRLNALAAEANASLSRLSHVVTRLEKRGWIRREPVPGSRGSYAVLTDAGYDTVVEAAPSHVKAVRRLVFDGLDDNQVRELARLGSVLVEQIDEGIAGGIGKA, encoded by the coding sequence ATGAGCAACGAGGACCCGCAGTGGCTCGATCCGGCGCAGCAGAACGCCTGGCGGGCGCTCGTCTCCGTCGTCACGCGACTGCCGGCCGCGCTCGACACCCAGATGCAACGCGACTCCGACATGACGCACTTCGAGTACTTCGTCCTCGCACTGCTCTCCGAGAACCCCGAGCGTCGACTGCGTCTCAACGCCCTCGCCGCCGAGGCCAACGCGTCGCTGTCGCGGCTCTCGCACGTCGTCACGCGCCTCGAGAAGCGCGGCTGGATTCGACGCGAACCCGTTCCGGGCAGTCGCGGTTCGTACGCAGTGCTCACCGATGCCGGCTACGACACAGTAGTCGAAGCGGCACCGAGCCACGTGAAGGCGGTGCGCAGGCTCGTGTTCGACGGCCTCGACGACAACCAGGTCCGCGAGCTCGCGCGTCTCGGTTCCGTTCTAGTCGAGCAGATCGACGAGGGGATCGCCGGCGGTATCGGCAAGGCCTGA
- a CDS encoding dioxygenase family protein, whose protein sequence is MTIDSATTPALFLSHGAPPLVDSELWVSQLQRWAADLPRPTAILVVSAHWESAPLTIGSTITGTPLVYDFGGFPRRFYEVTYTSPGAPELARQVAALMPDDEPVVQQPNRGLDHGAYVPLTVMYPDADIPVLQISLPTLDPERLLHLGARLRPLREQGVLIIGSGFTTHGLPFLRDPRPEAAAPGWSSEFDHWTAEQLARGDVDALLDFRHRAPGMPYAHPSVEHFAPLFVTLGASDAPGRGIDQVVDGFWMGLAKRSFQVA, encoded by the coding sequence ATGACCATCGATTCCGCGACCACGCCCGCCCTGTTCCTCAGTCACGGCGCCCCGCCGCTCGTCGACAGCGAACTGTGGGTCTCGCAGCTGCAGCGTTGGGCGGCCGACCTGCCGCGACCCACAGCGATCCTCGTGGTCTCGGCGCACTGGGAATCCGCTCCGCTGACCATCGGGTCGACGATCACCGGCACCCCGCTCGTGTACGACTTCGGCGGCTTCCCGCGCCGCTTCTACGAGGTGACCTACACCAGCCCCGGCGCGCCCGAACTGGCCCGGCAGGTCGCGGCACTGATGCCCGACGACGAACCGGTGGTGCAGCAGCCGAACCGAGGACTCGACCACGGTGCCTACGTACCGCTGACCGTCATGTACCCGGACGCCGACATCCCGGTGCTGCAGATCTCCCTGCCCACCCTCGACCCGGAACGGCTGTTGCACCTCGGCGCCCGGCTGCGTCCGCTGCGTGAGCAGGGCGTACTCATCATCGGGTCCGGGTTCACCACGCACGGTCTGCCCTTCCTGCGCGACCCGCGGCCCGAGGCCGCCGCGCCGGGCTGGTCGTCGGAGTTCGACCACTGGACCGCCGAGCAACTCGCGCGCGGCGACGTCGACGCTCTGCTGGACTTCCGGCACCGCGCACCGGGCATGCCCTACGCGCATCCGTCGGTCGAGCACTTCGCTCCGCTGTTCGTCACCCTCGGTGCCTCCGACGCCCCCGGCCGCGGCATCGACCAGGTCGTCGACGGCTTCTGGATGGGCCTGGCCAAGCGCTCGTTCCAGGTCGCCTGA
- a CDS encoding anthranilate synthase component I, which produces MSGEPTTIPAATTDSSGGGRSDSTTTREQFRQLAAEHRVVPVTRKVLADAETPLSAYRKLAADRPGTFLLESAENGRSWSRWSFIGAGSPAALTVVDGDAAWYGNVPAGAPTGGNPVDVLGETLQLLHTDRIHGLPPLTSGMVGYLGYDVVRHLEKLPTLAEDDLQIPEMVMLLATDLAAVDHHEGMIWLIANAVNWDGSDERVDEAYDDAVARLDRMTAALAAPAPATVATYSRPEPDYRRQRTTESFCTDVRKLIGDIEAGEAFQVVLSQRFEIDCDAEPIDVYRMLRASNPSPYMFLLHIPGPDGETAFSIVGSSPEALVTVSDGMATTHPIAGTRWRGANEEEDILLEKDLVHDEKENAEHLMLVDLGRNDLGRVCTPGTVEVHDYRHIERYSHVMHLVSTVTGRLAEGKHALDAVTACFPAGTLSGAPKVRAMELIEELEPTRRGIYGGIVGYLDFAGDADTAIAIRSALVKDGVAYVQAGAGIVADSDPEAEDTEARNKAMSALAAVAAASTLTTYGGDAR; this is translated from the coding sequence ATGTCCGGCGAGCCCACCACCATTCCCGCAGCCACCACCGACTCCTCGGGTGGCGGCCGTTCCGATTCGACGACCACCCGCGAGCAGTTCCGCCAGCTGGCCGCCGAGCACCGCGTGGTCCCGGTGACCCGCAAGGTGCTCGCGGACGCGGAGACCCCGCTGTCGGCCTACCGCAAGCTCGCGGCCGACCGCCCCGGAACCTTCCTGCTCGAGTCGGCGGAGAACGGCCGGTCGTGGTCGCGGTGGTCGTTCATCGGCGCCGGGAGCCCGGCCGCACTGACCGTCGTCGATGGCGACGCTGCCTGGTACGGCAACGTCCCGGCCGGCGCGCCCACGGGTGGCAACCCCGTAGACGTCCTCGGCGAGACCCTCCAGTTGCTCCACACCGACCGCATCCACGGACTGCCGCCCCTGACCAGCGGCATGGTCGGTTATCTCGGCTACGACGTCGTCCGCCATCTCGAGAAGCTGCCGACGCTCGCCGAGGACGATCTGCAGATCCCCGAAATGGTGATGCTGCTGGCCACCGACCTCGCGGCCGTCGACCACCACGAGGGCATGATCTGGCTCATCGCCAACGCCGTGAACTGGGACGGCTCCGACGAGCGCGTCGACGAAGCCTACGACGACGCCGTCGCCCGCCTCGACCGGATGACCGCGGCCCTCGCCGCGCCCGCACCGGCCACCGTCGCGACCTACTCGCGGCCCGAACCCGACTACCGCCGCCAGCGCACCACCGAGTCGTTCTGCACGGACGTCCGCAAACTGATCGGCGACATCGAGGCCGGTGAGGCCTTCCAGGTGGTGCTCTCGCAGCGCTTCGAGATCGACTGCGACGCAGAGCCGATCGACGTCTACCGGATGCTCCGCGCGTCCAACCCCAGCCCGTACATGTTTCTGCTCCACATCCCCGGCCCGGACGGTGAGACGGCCTTCTCGATCGTCGGATCGAGCCCGGAGGCGCTCGTGACGGTTTCGGACGGGATGGCCACCACCCATCCCATCGCAGGGACCCGGTGGCGCGGCGCGAACGAGGAGGAGGACATCCTGCTCGAGAAGGACCTCGTCCACGACGAGAAGGAGAACGCCGAGCACCTCATGCTCGTCGATCTCGGCCGCAACGACCTCGGCCGGGTGTGCACGCCGGGCACCGTCGAGGTGCACGACTACCGCCACATCGAGCGGTACAGCCACGTGATGCACCTCGTCTCCACGGTCACCGGGCGACTCGCGGAGGGCAAACACGCCCTCGACGCCGTCACGGCGTGTTTCCCCGCCGGGACCCTGTCGGGGGCGCCGAAGGTGCGCGCGATGGAACTGATCGAGGAACTCGAACCCACCCGCCGCGGCATCTACGGCGGCATCGTCGGCTATCTCGATTTCGCAGGCGACGCCGACACCGCCATCGCCATCCGCTCCGCGCTCGTCAAGGACGGCGTCGCCTACGTGCAGGCGGGTGCCGGCATCGTCGCCGACTCCGACCCGGAGGCCGAGGACACCGAGGCCCGCAACAAGGCCATGTCCGCCCTCGCCGCCGTGGCCGCCGCGTCCACCCTCACCACCTACGGCGGTGACGCACGGTGA
- a CDS encoding TIGR02234 family membrane protein → MTAETPDAGPTTGRRRRPTVIAALLLGVGAALFWASSRMAWVTAVSSDGLGIDRVDDLEGGRWAAALTPLALVLLAAVAAVFAVRGLALRLVSLVVAAVAVAAAIPAVRLLTGDADPETAAGVAALPDRATVTAVETYPLPAVLAIVGAVAALAAAVTLWRTPREAAGLSSKYDAPAARREAAARRAENDEPLSERGLWDALDAGEDPTDDGGEGDTGTRR, encoded by the coding sequence GTGACCGCGGAGACGCCGGACGCCGGCCCCACCACCGGACGCCGGCGCCGGCCGACCGTCATCGCCGCCCTGCTGCTCGGGGTCGGTGCGGCCCTGTTCTGGGCGTCGAGCCGAATGGCATGGGTCACCGCGGTCTCGTCCGACGGACTCGGGATCGACCGCGTCGACGACCTCGAGGGTGGCCGCTGGGCGGCGGCACTGACCCCGCTCGCTCTCGTGCTGCTCGCGGCGGTCGCCGCCGTCTTCGCGGTGCGCGGACTCGCGCTGCGTCTCGTCTCGCTCGTGGTCGCGGCCGTCGCCGTCGCCGCCGCGATCCCCGCCGTCCGGTTGCTCACCGGCGACGCAGACCCCGAGACCGCGGCCGGTGTCGCTGCGCTGCCCGACCGCGCGACCGTGACCGCCGTCGAGACCTATCCGTTGCCCGCCGTCCTTGCGATCGTCGGCGCCGTCGCGGCCCTCGCCGCGGCGGTGACGCTGTGGCGCACCCCGCGCGAGGCGGCCGGACTGTCGTCGAAGTACGACGCCCCGGCAGCACGTCGCGAGGCGGCCGCCCGGCGCGCCGAGAACGATGAACCCCTGTCCGAACGCGGTCTGTGGGACGCACTGGACGCAGGTGAGGATCCCACCGACGACGGTGGCGAGGGTGATACGGGCACCCGCCGGTGA
- the trpC gene encoding indole-3-glycerol phosphate synthase TrpC, whose translation MTVLDSILEGVRADVAAREAALDLASVKAAAAAAPPPIDAKAALREPGIAVIAEVKRASPSKGALADIADPAELAAAYESGGARAISVLTEERRFHGSLADLDAVRRAVRIPVLRKDFVVGPYQIHEARAHGADIVLLIVAALEQTVLTALIDRVESLGMTALVEAHTEEEADRALEAGATVIGINARNLKTLEVDKTTFSRIAPGLPSNVLKIAESGVRGPADLLAYAGAGADAVLVGEGLVTSGDPRQAVAELVTVGTHPSCPKPAR comes from the coding sequence ATGACAGTTCTCGATTCGATTCTCGAAGGAGTGCGAGCAGACGTCGCCGCCCGTGAGGCGGCCCTCGATCTCGCGTCCGTCAAGGCTGCCGCCGCAGCCGCGCCCCCACCGATCGACGCCAAGGCCGCGCTGCGCGAACCGGGCATCGCGGTCATCGCCGAAGTGAAGCGTGCCAGCCCCTCGAAGGGTGCTCTCGCCGACATCGCCGATCCCGCCGAACTCGCAGCAGCGTACGAGTCCGGAGGCGCTCGCGCCATCAGCGTTCTCACCGAGGAACGCCGATTCCACGGCAGTCTCGCCGACCTCGACGCCGTCCGTCGCGCTGTCCGTATTCCCGTACTGCGCAAGGATTTCGTGGTCGGTCCCTACCAGATCCACGAGGCGCGGGCACACGGCGCCGACATCGTGCTCCTCATCGTCGCGGCCCTCGAGCAGACCGTCCTGACGGCGCTGATCGACCGCGTCGAGTCGCTCGGCATGACCGCGCTGGTCGAGGCGCACACCGAGGAGGAGGCCGACCGTGCCCTCGAGGCGGGCGCCACCGTCATCGGGATCAACGCCCGCAACCTCAAGACCCTCGAGGTCGACAAGACGACCTTCTCGCGCATCGCGCCGGGCCTGCCCAGCAACGTGCTCAAGATCGCCGAGTCGGGTGTTCGCGGCCCGGCCGATCTGCTCGCGTACGCGGGCGCGGGTGCCGACGCGGTGCTCGTCGGAGAGGGACTGGTGACCAGTGGGGATCCGCGCCAGGCAGTCGCCGAACTGGTGACGGTAGGCACGCATCCGTCGTGCCCCAAGCCCGCACGCTGA
- the trpB gene encoding tryptophan synthase subunit beta, whose translation MSEALATPTAHEPDVRGHFGVFGGRYVPEALMAVIEEVTAAYEKERVDPGFLAELDRLQRDYTGRPSPVYEATRLSEHAGGARIFLKREDLNHTGSHKINNVLGQVLLAKRMGKTRVIAETGAGQHGVATATACALLGLECRVYMGEVDTERQALNVARMRLLGSEVIAAKTGSRTLKDAINEAMRDWVTNADNTYYCFGTAAGPHPFPAMVRDFQRIIGLEARAQIRELTGRLPDAVVACVGGGSNAIGIFHPFIDDPSVKLVGCEAGGDGVETGRHAATIGGGTHGALHGAFSYLLQNEDGQTIESHSISAGLDYPGVGPEHAWLADTGRAEYRAVTDSEAMEAFALLCRTEGIIPAIESAHAVAGAVELGPELGMGAIVLVNLSGRGDKDVDTAAKWFGYLPTDESADRTGPEGAAQ comes from the coding sequence ATGAGCGAAGCTCTCGCCACTCCGACCGCGCACGAACCCGACGTCCGCGGCCATTTCGGAGTCTTCGGTGGCCGCTATGTGCCCGAGGCGCTCATGGCGGTGATCGAGGAGGTCACCGCTGCCTACGAGAAGGAGCGCGTCGATCCCGGCTTCCTGGCCGAACTCGACCGCCTGCAGCGCGACTACACCGGCCGCCCGTCCCCGGTCTACGAGGCCACCCGCCTGAGCGAACACGCCGGCGGAGCGCGCATCTTCCTCAAGCGCGAGGATCTCAACCACACCGGCTCGCACAAGATCAACAACGTGCTCGGGCAGGTGCTGCTCGCCAAGCGCATGGGCAAGACCCGCGTGATCGCCGAGACCGGCGCCGGCCAGCACGGCGTCGCCACCGCCACCGCATGCGCGCTGCTCGGTCTCGAATGCCGCGTCTACATGGGCGAGGTCGACACCGAACGGCAGGCCCTCAACGTCGCGCGCATGCGTCTGCTCGGCTCCGAGGTCATCGCCGCCAAGACCGGCTCGCGCACCCTCAAGGACGCGATCAACGAGGCGATGCGCGACTGGGTCACCAACGCCGACAACACCTACTACTGCTTCGGCACCGCCGCCGGCCCGCACCCCTTCCCGGCGATGGTCCGCGACTTCCAGCGCATCATCGGCCTCGAGGCCCGCGCACAGATCCGCGAACTCACCGGTCGCCTGCCCGACGCCGTCGTCGCCTGCGTCGGCGGCGGATCGAACGCGATCGGCATCTTCCACCCGTTCATCGACGACCCGTCCGTCAAGCTCGTCGGCTGCGAGGCCGGGGGAGACGGGGTGGAGACCGGACGGCACGCCGCCACCATCGGCGGCGGCACTCACGGTGCCCTGCACGGCGCGTTCTCGTACCTGTTGCAGAACGAGGACGGCCAGACCATCGAATCGCATTCGATCTCCGCCGGTCTCGACTATCCCGGCGTCGGCCCCGAACACGCCTGGCTCGCCGACACCGGCCGGGCCGAGTACCGCGCCGTCACCGACAGTGAGGCCATGGAGGCCTTCGCGTTGCTGTGCCGCACCGAGGGCATCATCCCCGCTATCGAGTCGGCCCACGCCGTCGCCGGTGCCGTCGAACTCGGCCCCGAACTCGGCATGGGCGCCATCGTCCTGGTCAACCTCTCCGGCCGCGGGGACAAGGACGTCGACACCGCCGCCAAGTGGTTCGGTTACCTGCCGACCGACGAGTCCGCCGACCGGACCGGCCCCGAAGGAGCAGCCCAGTGA
- the trpA gene encoding tryptophan synthase subunit alpha, with protein MSAPHERLTEIFATCRAENRAALVGYLPVGYPTVERSVEAMKTLVEGGCDLIEVGIPYSDPVMDGTTIQNAAFEAIANGVRVRDVFPAVEAITAAGGAAVVMTYWNLVLKYGVENFARDLAAAGGLGIITPDLVPDEAEEWIAAADKYGLGRIFLVAPSSTNERLATTLDKCRGFVYATSTMGVTGARDSVDNRAPEIVARVRTHSDIPVGVGLGVRNGAQAAEIAGYADGVIVGSALVSAVAEGPDALLALTRDLAKGVRSANVHS; from the coding sequence GTGAGCGCCCCGCACGAACGCCTGACCGAGATCTTCGCGACCTGCCGCGCCGAGAACCGCGCCGCACTGGTCGGTTACCTGCCGGTCGGCTATCCCACCGTCGAGCGCTCCGTCGAGGCGATGAAGACGCTCGTCGAGGGCGGCTGCGATCTCATCGAGGTCGGCATCCCCTACAGCGACCCGGTCATGGACGGCACCACCATCCAGAACGCGGCGTTCGAAGCGATCGCCAACGGCGTCCGGGTCCGCGACGTCTTCCCGGCCGTCGAGGCGATCACCGCCGCCGGCGGCGCCGCGGTCGTGATGACCTACTGGAACCTCGTGCTCAAGTACGGCGTCGAGAACTTCGCGCGCGACCTCGCGGCCGCGGGTGGACTCGGCATCATCACGCCCGACCTCGTCCCGGACGAGGCGGAAGAATGGATCGCCGCGGCCGACAAGTACGGACTCGGCAGGATCTTCCTGGTCGCACCGTCGTCGACCAACGAGCGCCTCGCGACCACCCTCGACAAGTGCCGCGGCTTCGTCTACGCCACCTCGACCATGGGTGTCACCGGCGCCCGCGACAGCGTCGACAACCGCGCGCCGGAGATCGTCGCCCGGGTGCGCACGCACTCCGACATCCCGGTCGGTGTCGGTCTCGGTGTGCGCAACGGTGCCCAGGCCGCGGAGATCGCGGGCTACGCCGACGGCGTGATCGTCGGTTCGGCGCTGGTCTCCGCCGTCGCCGAAGGGCCCGACGCGTTGCTCGCACTGACTCGGGATCTCGCGAAGGGCGTTCGCTCCGCTAACGTGCACTCGTGA
- the lgt gene encoding prolipoprotein diacylglyceryl transferase has protein sequence MTSTASVLAYLPSPPQGVWYLGPFALRAYALCIIVGIVVAIWWGDRRWVARGGQAGTVLDIAVWAVPFGLIGGRLYHVATDWQKYFGDGNDPVDALKIWEGGLGIWGAVAFGALGAWIGCRRRGIPLPAFGDALAPAILLAQAIGRLGNWFNQELYGRETTVAWGLEIYERRNDAGQVAPGLVDGVSTGEVAFVVHPTFLYELLWNLAVVLLLVFVDRKFTIGHGRLFALYVAGYCAGRFWIELMRTDAATQIAGIRINSFTSGIVFVLAVAYFVLARKGREDPATLNPVAGNADAEPAAQDEGGAAADEAAPTSESADAESDSSSSAAGRVDEATSGDSKGDHP, from the coding sequence GTGACATCCACTGCGTCTGTTCTGGCCTATCTGCCGAGTCCGCCGCAGGGCGTCTGGTATCTCGGACCGTTCGCCCTCCGCGCCTACGCCCTGTGCATCATCGTCGGGATCGTCGTGGCGATCTGGTGGGGCGACCGCCGCTGGGTCGCACGCGGCGGACAGGCCGGCACCGTCCTCGACATCGCCGTGTGGGCGGTGCCCTTCGGTCTGATCGGTGGGCGGCTCTACCACGTGGCCACCGACTGGCAGAAGTACTTCGGAGACGGCAACGACCCGGTCGACGCCCTGAAGATCTGGGAGGGCGGCCTCGGCATCTGGGGTGCGGTCGCTTTCGGTGCGCTCGGTGCGTGGATCGGGTGCCGTCGGCGGGGGATCCCGCTGCCGGCCTTCGGGGACGCCCTCGCCCCGGCGATCCTGCTGGCGCAGGCCATCGGACGCCTCGGCAACTGGTTCAACCAGGAACTCTACGGTCGCGAGACCACGGTGGCGTGGGGACTCGAGATCTACGAACGGCGCAACGACGCAGGTCAGGTCGCGCCCGGGCTGGTCGACGGCGTGTCCACCGGCGAGGTGGCCTTCGTCGTGCACCCGACCTTCCTCTACGAGCTGCTGTGGAACCTCGCCGTCGTGCTGCTGTTGGTGTTCGTCGACCGAAAGTTCACGATCGGTCACGGACGCCTGTTCGCCCTCTACGTCGCCGGGTACTGCGCGGGCCGGTTCTGGATCGAGCTGATGCGCACCGATGCGGCGACCCAGATCGCCGGTATCCGGATCAACTCGTTCACCTCGGGCATCGTATTCGTGCTTGCGGTCGCCTACTTCGTCCTCGCACGTAAGGGCCGCGAGGACCCTGCGACGCTGAATCCGGTCGCCGGGAACGCGGACGCAGAGCCGGCCGCACAGGACGAGGGCGGGGCGGCCGCAGACGAGGCCGCGCCCACTTCGGAGTCGGCGGATGCGGAGTCGGACAGCTCGTCGTCCGCCGCCGGTAGAGTCGACGAAGCGACGTCCGGAGACAGCAAAGGGGATCACCCGTGA
- a CDS encoding TM2 domain-containing protein, with the protein MTRQDPEASGASDSEPAKPEPDKTEPAQPDLTKRSESASGADTPERSSESEHTPPPDLGRAFDYDATAQASLSAQPPTLDSLGGATGTPGPGWDTYSGVGNGPGWGTTPSYPPPAEHESDYPSPGDYPYGEHQGRPETGTGPVYGTPDPHYPIGSPQQDPSQGRYTGPQGTQQPGYGPPPQGGQGYGPPPQGGQGYGPPPQGGQGYGPPPQSGQGYGPPPGYGVMPAYGYPDPSNPYGHDAAAPFGRDPYTGEPYSDKSKVTAGVLGILLGAFGAGRFYLDQPGTAVAQIAVTWLTCGIGGIWPLIDGILMLTGKVRDKNGRQLRP; encoded by the coding sequence GTGACCAGACAGGACCCGGAAGCTTCGGGAGCATCCGATTCGGAGCCTGCCAAGCCGGAGCCCGACAAGACGGAGCCTGCCCAGCCCGACCTGACGAAGCGGAGCGAGTCCGCCTCCGGCGCCGACACGCCGGAGCGGTCCTCGGAGAGCGAGCACACCCCGCCGCCCGATCTCGGACGCGCGTTCGACTACGACGCCACCGCGCAGGCCTCGTTGTCCGCTCAACCGCCCACACTCGACTCCCTCGGTGGCGCCACCGGCACTCCGGGACCGGGATGGGACACCTACTCGGGTGTCGGCAACGGACCGGGCTGGGGGACCACGCCCAGCTACCCGCCGCCGGCCGAGCACGAGTCCGACTATCCGTCCCCGGGCGACTACCCCTACGGCGAGCATCAGGGCCGGCCCGAGACCGGCACCGGACCGGTCTACGGGACACCCGACCCGCACTACCCGATCGGGTCCCCGCAGCAGGACCCGTCGCAGGGCCGGTACACCGGTCCGCAGGGAACGCAGCAGCCGGGTTACGGTCCGCCTCCGCAGGGCGGGCAGGGTTACGGTCCGCCTCCGCAGGGCGGGCAGGGTTACGGTCCGCCTCCGCAGGGCGGGCAGGGTTACGGTCCGCCTCCGCAGAGCGGACAGGGATACGGTCCGCCGCCCGGCTACGGGGTGATGCCCGCCTACGGCTACCCCGACCCGTCGAACCCGTACGGTCACGACGCCGCAGCGCCCTTCGGACGCGATCCCTACACCGGCGAGCCGTACTCCGACAAGAGCAAGGTCACCGCAGGTGTGCTGGGGATCCTGCTCGGCGCCTTCGGTGCCGGACGCTTCTACCTCGACCAGCCGGGCACGGCGGTCGCGCAGATCGCCGTCACGTGGCTCACCTGCGGTATCGGGGGCATCTGGCCGCTGATCGACGGCATCCTCATGCTCACCGGCAAGGTCCGCGACAAGAACGGACGCCAGCTCCGTCCGTGA